The Vigna angularis cultivar LongXiaoDou No.4 chromosome 9, ASM1680809v1, whole genome shotgun sequence DNA window TTTCATTTGCACTATATCTTTCTCCATTGGCTCAATCTTCGAACATCCAGAGAGGATAAGAGTTCTTAAAGATTTCAACTTATATATCCCTCTGGGCAGATTGCTTAGACATTTACAACCCTTCAAATTGAGCACTATAAGATAACTGAGATGTCCAATAGATTGGTGTACTTTGCACAATCTCGGACAATCTTTTAGAATGAGTTCTTCAAGATATGGTAGTCTCGAAAAGTCAGGTGTTTCTGTTAAGTACATGGTGTGACTAAGGTTAAGGACTTTTAGTGATCTCAAAACCTACACCAAGATAGTTTCTGATAAATATTAGAgacgaaaataaaaaatgaaacagtAGAAAGTcactattttatttgtaatttggAATGGCTGGTAATAAAACCTGGGGTGCATCCCAAAAGAATTGAAGAAGACTGTGTTTTGGATCAATCGCTATTGTATCATGCGCATTAAAGACGTTGGTTATATATTCTATGGAAAACCCACGGAAACTAATCCTCCTCAATTTCGGAGAAAGGTTCTCAGAATTTACACCGTCCTTCGGCAGTCTTGATGGTTCTCTTCTAGTTGAAAGCAATATCAAAGGCAATACCTCATAGTCTTTTCTCCCCTGTGATTTAAAGAGTAAAAACCGAAATTAAAAGCTTTCAAAAGAAGTTTCAAATCACATACAAAGAATGTTCTTAAAGCATTTACTTTCAATGCATATTCTGCATCCACATAAAACAACAGTTGACCGTTCTTCCAAAGTTTCCTTCTTGAAGTTTCACGAAAAATTGTTTTTCCCATTTCTTGTAGTAAAGGATGCATTCCAAATTTGTTATTCCTTTTGATTTTAATGAGGTTACGATCCATCAGAACTCTTATTCCACTATCAGCGTCTACTCTAAAGTCATGTAGAACACCTGTTTCAATATCAGCTTCTACTACAGAGCTACTTAGGATTTTCGTAGCATATGCTCTGTCCTTACCAACAAAGAAACAACATAAATCAAGGAATAAATCCCTTTCCAATTGATTGCGTAAACGGTTCAagcttattttcaatttcagttGAACATTGTACAAGGGAATGTTCTCTAATTCAAACAATACACTATGCCATTCCTCTTCTGTCCTTTCAAATAAGGTACTTCCAATGACTTCAAGAACTAGAGGTAGTCCTCCACAACGAGAAATTAatcttcttgcaaggtaatcgAATTCTTCTTTTGGTTTCGGTTCTCTAAATGCGTGCCAACTAAGAAGCTCAAGGGACCTATTTTCATTCATTGGATTTATCCGAAAAACAGATTGAACTTGATATTGCCTAAATAGGTCGTCGTCTCTTGTTGTCATGATTATTACAGTTCCTTTACTTAACCATGAACGACTTTCCCTTAGATATAATAATGAACGATAGTCATCCATATCGTCAAGTACAATAAGCACCCTTTTCCCCGAAAGTCTGTCCCGAATCATATTTCTTCCCATCTCAAGGGTATCTATCTTGAACTTTGTTTTTATGACATCTGAAAGAAGTTGTTCCTGAAAATGTATACCCCCTCTTGGTTCACTAAATTGTGCAATACCTTCAATGAAACTTTTATGCATGAATGTACCATGGATTTGATGGTAGATGGCTTTGGCAAGGGTGGTTTTACCTGATCCTCTCATTCCACATATCCCTATTGTACAAACATCCATGGATTTATCTTTTATAGTTTGAATTAGTTCTTCCACTGGGTATTGTAATCCAACTGGGAATTTAGTAGCAGAAAAAACTGATGAATTACGAACGCTCTTAACAATTTCGTGCACTAGTTCAGCATCACTCCTTCAAGTTTAATAGAAGTCATGTATTAACAATGTTAAATCAAAAGCCTGAAATATGGTTGAGTGGTGAGTGATTTACCTGTGATTACTCTCATCCCATCCAAACAAATTTGAAGCTTTGGTGAGTGCGTGGCTCCATCTGGACATGCCATGCTCAAGTTGTTGTGCTGAAAATGTTTGATGTGCAGTTTCTTTGAAGGCCTTTCCAAAATCACCCTTCTGAAAACGTACATCGGATGGCTGAATTTCGTAATATACAGGCAGAACATGTCGGCAATAAGTTTGGTGCCATTGAATGATTTGTTGAAGCTGATGAAGACACCAAGCAGATTCAGAATAGGTTTTGGTGAAAACAACTATTACTACCCGACACAGATCGAGAATAGGTTGTTGGACGTGCGTTGACTCCACTGCATTCTGATGGTGAAGGAAAGTGGTGAGTCCAACGGACGACAGGGCAGAATCGAGATGAGAAACAAATTTCCTGCGGATGTCTTCTCCATTGAAGTTGATGAGCACGTCGTAATACCGTGAGAGTTTGGATGCTGAAGACGCGAATTCCATGGAAGGAATCGATGAGGTAATGAATTGTTAGAAGAGAAAGCAATAACGAAACACTCTCAAAGAGATTATCTGTACAGACACCAAAGCGAGTCAAAGTACATCTCTGAAAGAGGTTAtgcttataataataaataaaaaaaagtaaaaagtataaTTGCCGTTAAATAATTAGAGTAAACAACTAGTATAGTGGAATAAGCATTAACAAGTTTGATTTTGACTAAAACAACAATCAGAtacactaattttaattttattaatttataattgagtATATAGTTCGTGTTTATGAGAATTATCAATATgtttagtaaaagaaaaaataaatttaatatgtaattaatctTTAAGAAATCactaaacatttatatttagAAAGAAACAAGTAAAGGTAAAAGACACTTTTCAATGTTTAATGCATAGTTaactttttcttcaataaataCAAATGACGATTATTACTAAAACTATAATATTTGTTGTTTCctctaaaattgaaatattatcaATACTTATTTGTTGTATTGAATTAACTATTTACtcatttaatgttaattaaattataaaattgtttcaaaatcactttgtattattattaaataactttttttcttttttatttttattgattttgaattttacctATTCCAAGCTAggctcccttttttttttctcaaactagAGACGTTGTGCTACATCTTAAacgaaatatatatttaaaaaacgaattatatttataaaatacacTAGTATATATTTACCTATTTCGAATCATATAACATTATTCTTAAGTTGATGGATGCTTTTAGTATTATGCCAATGCTATCGTtgtcaaattatatatatttccaTGAGTGTTTTTGGTTATATGATTGTTGTATCAGAGTCCTTCATGTTTACGTTTGATTCATAAATTTGATTGAGATGCATACTATGTTTTGGCAAAAGAGTAACCTAGGGGTTGGCCGAGTAAAATAACTAGATATATATTGTTGATGTGTTGAGAAAGAATAGGAAACTTctttgtcaataataagatgtGATACACGTTATCTAagctattatatatatatatatatatatatatatatatatatatatatatatatatatatatatatatatatatatatatatatatatagtttctgTTGAAAGATAATCATTAAATGAAGAAGTTGACTTATGAAGAGTTTGTAGTCTTTAGATgtgaagttttattttagtatattttgtaAGGTCCACAACTTTTGTTTTATAGCCTTAAAAGAAACTTGAACTTGCACTATGTGAGAGAGTAAATGGCTTCAaggaaatattttcaaaatgttcTTATTCTCTAACAATGTCTTTTTCTTGGGTGTCGTGATTCTTTATTGATCTCATAGATATCAAGAAACAAAGTATACAAGCATTTAAACACTTTTTCAtacatgcattaaatgttttgaacgTTGATAAGTATTAAGCAATGTAACATATTTAagacattttatcatttgttaTTTCACTGATTAATGCATTGTTTGGTAAGACAAATGTATATTCATCAGATGGTATAAACATAAGATGTTTTCTCACGGCTAAAACGTTTTGCGGTCACTTATCATACCATGTTTTCTCTAAAAAGTTTTGCTTAATATAACATTgtattgaatgaaaaatttcttttaacattaGTGTTCTATAAGAGatagaattttgttttcataagtagtttattttactcatacagTCTATTGAGAGATTTCTATGAGAGACACTTTCTTCTAGACGCTATTTATGATTTTCTAATACATTTAAACAGTTTGGTCTATAATGCCTTACTTAAACTCTTGGCTTTAAACGTCATAAAGTGCTTCTTCATTATACACTACTATTTTAAACTGTTTTTCCAAcacaataatattttgtttaatgctCTTTTGAAAAACTTGGATTGCTTTAGACAGTCTATTCTCAAgatgattttgtcttaacacCTCTCACGTAAAAAGGAACTTTGTTTTTTATCTACATCAATGGTAGAACTTCTTTTAATATATCAGCCAAGACTTTATATATCACTTTATACATGCAACTTACTAGAGATACGAGTCTTTAATCATTAAGTTTCTAGGATTCTCCCCTTAGGGATGAGTGATATGAATGATGAGTTGCTTCCTCTTGGAGAGGTCCATGACAGTGAAATTCCACTAAAAGCCCTTTATGGAATGCCAAAATTACTTAGCAAAAATggatatatttaattatacataaaaCAAACCAAAACTGAGTAACAACgacaattgaaattaaaatttggttCATGTAGTATTAAATAGAGGTACGGGGCTATGATGCTTATTATGTTGAAACGGAAACAGAGACTACATAACATATAgcaaagaaaaacacataacaATATCGAACACCATATGCCTCTAATGCATGTCTTTTTTTAGA harbors:
- the LOC108347353 gene encoding disease resistance protein RUN1-like isoform X1 encodes the protein MEFASSASKLSRYYDVLINFNGEDIRRKFVSHLDSALSSVGLTTFLHHQNAVESTHVQQPILDLCRVVIVVFTKTYSESAWCLHQLQQIIQWHQTYCRHVLPVYYEIQPSDVRFQKGDFGKAFKETAHQTFSAQQLEHGMSRWSHALTKASNLFGWDESNHRSDAELVHEIVKSVRNSSVFSATKFPVGLQYPVEELIQTIKDKSMDVCTIGICGMRGSGKTTLAKAIYHQIHGTFMHKSFIEGIAQFSEPRGGIHFQEQLLSDVIKTKFKIDTLEMGRNMIRDRLSGKRVLIVLDDMDDYRSLLYLRESRSWLSKGTVIIMTTRDDDLFRQYQVQSVFRINPMNENRSLELLSWHAFREPKPKEEFDYLARRLISRCGGLPLVLEVIGSTLFERTEEEWHSVLFELENIPLYNVQLKLKISLNRLRNQLERDLFLDLCCFFVGKDRAYATKILSSSVVEADIETGVLHDFRVDADSGIRVLMDRNLIKIKRNNKFGMHPLLQEMGKTIFRETSRRKLWKNGQLLFYVDAEYALKGRKDYEVLPLILLSTRREPSRLPKDGVNSENLSPKLRRISFRGFSIEYITNVFNAHDTIAIDPKHSLLQFFWDAPQVLRSLKVLNLSHTMYLTETPDFSRLPYLEELILKDCPRLCKVHQSIGHLSYLIVLNLKGCKCLSNLPRGIYKLKSLRTLILSGCSKIEPMEKDIVQMKSLITLIAENTTAKQVPFSIVSSKATGYISLQGFERLSFNSFPSIIIRSWMSPTMNPIFYIHSLCADVDNSWEDIGPLLSSLKNLRSVLVQYDSDFQLSKQVKNILVDYFSNITESEISKQHYRSSLIGVGAYHEFFHAVSDNISEVLASSESSDISVPGDNHPYWLAYMGEGDSVSFTVPPDKDMKGMVLCVVYASTPEIVATEGLRSVLIVNYTKCTLQIHMHGKTISFNDIDWQAIRSNLGSGDKVEIFVTFSQGLVVKNTYVYLICGESHYLEKEPTPNKNYLLRLIMKIVMCDFW
- the LOC108347353 gene encoding disease resistance protein RUN1-like isoform X2 yields the protein MEFASSASKLSRYYDVLINFNGEDIRRKFVSHLDSALSSVGLTTFLHHQNAVESTHVQQPILDLCRVVIVVFTKTYSESAWCLHQLQQIIQWHQTYCRHVLPVYYEIQPSDVRFQKGDFGKAFKETAHQTFSAQQLEHGMSRWSHALTKASNLFGWDESNHRSDAELVHEIVKSVRNSSVFSATKFPVGLQYPVEELIQTIKDKSMDVCTIGICGMRGSGKTTLAKAIYHQIHGTFMHKSFIEGIAQFSEPRGGIHFQEQLLSDVIKTKFKIDTLEMGRNMIRDRLSGKRVLIVLDDMDDYRSLLYLRESRSWLSKGTVIIMTTRDDDLFRQYQVQSVFRINPMNENRSLELLSWHAFREPKPKEEFDYLARRLISRCGGLPLVLEVIGSTLFERTEEEWHSVLFELENIPLYNVQLKLKISLNRLRNQLERDLFLDLCCFFVGKDRAYATKILSSSVVEADIETGVLHDFRVDADSGIRVLMDRNLIKIKRNNKFGMHPLLQEMGKTIFRETSRRKLWKNGQLLFYVDAEYALKGRKDYEVLPLILLSTRREPSRLPKDGVNSENLSPKLRRISFRGFSIEYITNVFNAHDTIAIDPKHSLLQFFWDAPQVLRSLKVLNLSHTMYLTETPDFSRLPYLEELILKDCPRLCKVHQSIGHLSYLIVLNLKGCKCLSNLPRGIYKLKSLRTLILSGCSKIEPMEKDIVQMKSLITLIAENTTAKQVPFSIVSSKATGYISLQGFERLSFNSFPSIIIRSWMSPTMNPIFYIHSLCADVDNSWEDIGPLLSSLKNLRSVLVQYDSDFQLSKQVKNILVDYFSNITESEISKQHYRSSLIGVGAYHEFFHAVSDNISEGILATSGVTFASSCYFSNLPNNYTLNIYKRN